A section of the Streptomyces sp. SCL15-4 genome encodes:
- a CDS encoding GntR family transcriptional regulator produces MAFGEQPAYLRVAGDLRQKIVDGSLPPHTRLPSQARIREEYGVSDTVALEARKVLMAEGLVEGRSGSGTYVRERPVPRRVARSGYRPAGGATPFRQEQADASVRGTWESSSEQAEAGAAVADRLGIQAGDRVMCTRYVFREAGEPMMLSTSWEPLAVTGRTPVMLPEEGPLGGMGVVERMRAIDVIVDNVTEEVGARPGLAEELHLLGGVPGHVVLVVQRTYFASGRPVETADVVIPADRYQVAYHLPVR; encoded by the coding sequence GTGGCTTTCGGTGAGCAGCCGGCGTACCTGCGCGTCGCGGGTGATCTCCGCCAGAAGATCGTCGACGGCTCGCTGCCGCCCCACACCCGGCTCCCCTCGCAGGCCCGCATCCGCGAGGAGTACGGCGTCTCGGACACGGTCGCGCTGGAGGCCCGCAAGGTGCTGATGGCCGAGGGGCTGGTCGAGGGCCGCTCCGGCTCGGGCACCTATGTGCGCGAGCGGCCCGTGCCCCGGCGGGTGGCCCGCTCCGGATACCGCCCGGCCGGCGGCGCCACCCCGTTCCGCCAAGAGCAGGCCGACGCCTCGGTGCGCGGCACCTGGGAGTCCAGCAGCGAACAGGCCGAGGCCGGCGCGGCCGTCGCCGATCGGCTCGGGATCCAGGCCGGCGACCGGGTCATGTGCACCCGGTACGTCTTCCGGGAGGCCGGCGAGCCGATGATGCTCTCCACCTCCTGGGAGCCCCTCGCGGTCACCGGCCGCACCCCCGTGATGCTGCCCGAGGAGGGCCCGCTCGGCGGGATGGGCGTGGTCGAGCGGATGCGGGCCATCGACGTCATCGTGGACAACGTCACCGAGGAGGTCGGCGCCCGCCCCGGCCTCGCCGAGGAACTGCACCTGCTCGGCGGGGTCCCCGGCCATGTGGTGCTGGTGGTCCAGCGCACCTACTTCGCCTCGGGCCGCCCGGTCGAGACCGCCGACGTCGTCATCCCGGCCGACCGCTACCAGGTCGCCTACCACCTGCCCGTCAGGTGA
- a CDS encoding DUF4190 domain-containing protein has translation MPVYQPWTQGYRPYNTPAPVNGLAIASLVLGVLCCLPGAGLVLGLVGLRQIRRRGERGTGLAVGGAVLSGVGLLLWTLLFATGGASDLWHGVKEGARDGATVSLTEGQCFNAPGGALSGVTYDVDTVSCTGAHDGEAFASFRLPGGPYPEDDAVTDAADERCRALRDGYAMDGWAVPGYVDVYFLTPTEDGWAAGDREVTCVFGHTDEGGDLTGSLRNDETDLDADQVAYLKAAHVLNAALESAPDGKYTEDDLPGHRAWAGRVSAALGEQARMLRAHDWPAGTAGPVTALAAGLDKARAEWAQAAAARDADAFSVHYENGLDLIDPIRAIPVRSVLGLATTPPAVPDGEGGGTGMQV, from the coding sequence TTGCCGGTGTACCAGCCGTGGACGCAGGGCTACCGCCCCTACAACACCCCGGCGCCGGTCAACGGCCTCGCCATCGCCTCCCTGGTGCTCGGTGTGCTGTGCTGCCTGCCCGGGGCGGGGTTGGTGCTCGGCCTGGTGGGGCTGCGGCAGATCCGCCGACGCGGCGAGCGCGGCACCGGGCTGGCCGTGGGCGGCGCGGTGCTGTCCGGGGTGGGACTGCTGCTCTGGACGCTGCTGTTCGCCACGGGCGGTGCCTCGGACCTGTGGCACGGAGTCAAAGAGGGCGCACGCGACGGCGCCACCGTCTCGCTGACGGAGGGTCAGTGCTTCAACGCGCCGGGTGGTGCGCTGTCCGGTGTGACCTACGACGTGGACACGGTGTCCTGCACCGGCGCGCACGACGGCGAGGCCTTCGCGTCCTTCCGGCTGCCGGGCGGCCCGTACCCGGAGGACGACGCGGTCACCGACGCCGCCGACGAGCGCTGCCGGGCCCTGCGGGACGGCTACGCGATGGACGGCTGGGCCGTGCCGGGGTACGTCGACGTGTACTTCCTGACGCCGACCGAGGACGGCTGGGCCGCCGGGGACCGCGAGGTGACCTGCGTGTTCGGCCACACCGACGAGGGCGGCGACCTGACCGGCTCGCTGCGCAACGACGAGACCGACCTGGACGCCGACCAGGTCGCCTATCTGAAGGCCGCCCACGTGCTCAACGCGGCGCTGGAGAGCGCCCCGGACGGGAAGTACACGGAGGACGACCTGCCGGGCCACAGGGCGTGGGCGGGCCGGGTGTCGGCCGCGCTCGGCGAGCAGGCCCGGATGCTGCGCGCGCACGACTGGCCGGCCGGCACCGCCGGACCGGTCACCGCGCTGGCCGCCGGCCTGGACAAGGCGCGCGCGGAGTGGGCGCAGGCGGCCGCGGCCCGGGACGCGGACGCCTTCTCCGTGCACTACGAGAACGGCCTGGACCTGATCGATCCGATCCGCGCGATCCCGGTGCGGTCGGTCCTGGGGCTGGCCACCACGCCGCCCGCGGTGCCGGACGGCGAGGGAGGCGGCACCGGCATGCAGGTGTGA
- a CDS encoding serpin family protein, with translation MSGVSGETVRRVNAMTARWAQAVTEGTVFSAPGVWPLLAFLADGAAGPARAELAGALGVPADRAAGAAREVLAGLASVSGLDAALGLWTHHGLALREEWRAGLPAGVHGRFGDDLVTAQERLDAWAAERTGGLVERMPVTLTREARMVLAGALALRTRWRQPFAELPLRPDSGPWRGRTLRGLHRRSVRPDRVGVTGTPDGFVTALTVPGDNGVDVHLLLGEERMAPGRVLAAGVGVVERGLPLTGGGTLPHGHVGPGLHVEQQPAATPEPRTLDVRTVAYEVRADHDLLALSGLFGLTTATDTRAGHFPGVSARPLAVGEARQSAVARFGALGFRAAAVTAVMPVAAAGVPKFRYETTVVRVTFDRPFGFLATDRDSRLVLTAGWITDPTPHPGVPATL, from the coding sequence ATGAGCGGGGTGTCCGGGGAGACGGTGCGGCGGGTCAACGCGATGACGGCGCGCTGGGCGCAGGCGGTGACCGAGGGAACGGTGTTCTCGGCGCCGGGTGTCTGGCCCCTGCTGGCCTTCCTGGCCGACGGCGCGGCGGGCCCGGCGCGCGCGGAGCTGGCCGGCGCGCTGGGGGTGCCGGCCGATCGGGCGGCCGGGGCCGCGCGGGAGGTGCTGGCGGGGCTGGCGTCGGTGTCCGGTCTGGACGCGGCGCTCGGCCTGTGGACGCACCACGGGCTGGCCCTGCGGGAGGAGTGGCGGGCCGGGCTGCCCGCCGGCGTCCACGGCCGGTTCGGGGACGACCTGGTCACCGCTCAGGAGCGGCTGGACGCGTGGGCGGCCGAGCGGACCGGCGGGCTGGTCGAGCGGATGCCGGTGACGCTGACCCGCGAGGCGCGGATGGTGCTGGCCGGTGCGCTGGCGCTGCGGACGCGGTGGCGCCAGCCCTTCGCCGAGCTGCCGCTGCGGCCGGACTCCGGCCCCTGGCGGGGCCGCACCCTGCGCGGACTGCACCGGCGCAGCGTGCGGCCGGACCGGGTGGGCGTCACGGGCACCCCGGACGGCTTCGTCACCGCGCTGACGGTTCCCGGGGACAACGGCGTCGACGTCCATCTCCTCCTCGGCGAGGAGCGGATGGCGCCGGGCCGGGTGCTGGCGGCCGGGGTGGGCGTCGTGGAGCGCGGCCTGCCGCTGACCGGAGGCGGCACACTGCCGCACGGGCACGTCGGCCCCGGCCTGCACGTGGAGCAGCAGCCGGCCGCCACGCCGGAGCCGAGGACGCTGGACGTGCGGACGGTGGCGTACGAGGTCCGGGCCGACCACGATCTGCTGGCGCTGTCCGGCCTGTTCGGGCTCACGACGGCCACGGACACCCGGGCGGGTCACTTCCCCGGGGTGAGCGCCCGGCCGCTGGCCGTCGGAGAGGCCCGGCAGTCGGCGGTGGCCCGGTTCGGCGCGCTCGGCTTCCGGGCGGCGGCGGTGACGGCGGTGATGCCGGTGGCGGCGGCCGGGGTGCCAAAGTTCCGCTACGAGACCACGGTCGTCCGCGTCACCTTCGACCGCCCCTTCGGCTTCCTCGCCACCGACCGCGACTCCCGCCTGGTACTGACCGCGGGCTGGATCACCGACCCGACCCCGCACCCGGGCGTTCCGGCGACACTCTGA